The following are encoded in a window of Saccharothrix longispora genomic DNA:
- a CDS encoding DUF485 domain-containing protein — MTKAILPPTDSRHARGGRGFATFDEPPPPLLVDEAGEPDFVALRDSADFQELRRRTMIFVLPATCGFLLWYLGYVSLSAWAPDFMGTPVLGVINVGLLFGLLQFVTTIALTLAYARYARRRLDPQVAAVRSLTTEDRA, encoded by the coding sequence ATGACGAAGGCGATCCTGCCTCCGACGGATTCGCGACACGCCCGCGGCGGGCGCGGCTTCGCCACTTTCGACGAACCGCCGCCGCCGTTGTTGGTCGACGAAGCGGGAGAACCGGACTTCGTCGCCCTCCGCGACAGCGCCGATTTCCAGGAGCTGCGCCGACGCACGATGATCTTCGTTCTGCCCGCGACGTGCGGATTCCTGCTCTGGTACCTCGGGTACGTGTCGCTGTCGGCGTGGGCGCCGGACTTCATGGGCACGCCGGTGCTCGGGGTGATCAACGTGGGCCTGCTGTTCGGCCTGCTCCAGTTCGTCACGACGATCGCGCTGACCCTGGCGTACGCCCGCTACGCGCGGCGCAGGCTGGACCCGCAGGTGGCCGCGGTCCGCTCGCTCACCACGGAGGACCGCGCCTGA